The following are from one region of the Arachis duranensis cultivar V14167 chromosome 10, aradu.V14167.gnm2.J7QH, whole genome shotgun sequence genome:
- the LOC107469878 gene encoding protein EMBRYO SAC DEVELOPMENT ARREST 30, giving the protein MAFITKIKWVVLSVITLSLASIIIHLSLAKFWAVNIVQYKAMPSLPENFVPTSGGQVIKNKKLWGSIQSLEALQPYANARSNYSAPKDQSNRFIYAKVFGGFANIRSSICDLVAVARFLNATLIIPEIQESTRSKGISSKFNSFSYIYNVDQFIAYLKNDVNIARTLPEGLMERRRKNEIPSFKTTSSASPDFYLDQILPKLKQSKVIGLIITNGGALQSILPPGMEDIQRLRCRVAFHALEFRPEIQRLGRRMVHKLRAYGQPFLVYHPGLLRDTLAYNGCGELFQDVHTELIQHRRAQMIKDKILKGELNVNSHLQRDKGLCPLMPEEVGILLRVMGYPAKTIIYVAGSETFGGQRVLIPLRAMFTNTVDHTSLCSERELSELFGPETSLIPKSYRAPPAKSQKVLTDEWKRAGPRPRPLPPPPDRPIYQHEKEGWYAWITETPIEPDPSPLDLRMRAHRLLWDALDYIVSLEADAFFPGFNNDASGWPDFSSLVMGHRLYETAASRTYRPDRKVVAELFNITRENMYHPKHNWTILVQEHLNRSLAEEGLIRQSLLSKPAVFLSHPLPECSCRIASSKVVNHVRGQNGRYLYGDEDQCPKWMQRANMAGSVLKEGTKSEDDEPDYESNDFVDESDKSEGKTNQSQIWDQDEEMDPND; this is encoded by the exons ATGGCATTTATAACTAAGATAAAATGGGTTGTTCTTTCTGTGATTACATTATCTCTGGCATCCATCATCATTCATCTGTCGCTAGCGAAGTTTTGGGCAGTTAACATAGTGCAGTATAAAGCAATGCCTAGCcttccagaaaattttgttCCGACCTCGGGAGGACAG GTTATAAAGAATAAGAAGCTATGGGGTTCCATACAGTCATTGGAAGCATTGCAGCCTTATGCGAATGCTAGGAGCAACTACTCTG CTCCAAAGGACCAGAGCAATCGTTTCATCTATGCAAAAGTCTTCGGTGGTTTTGCAAATATAAGATCATCG ATTTGTGATCTGGTTGCTGTTGCTAGGTTTTTAAATGCAACTCTCATAATTCCTGAAATTCAAGAAAGTACTCGCTCAAAAGGAATTAG CTCTAAGTTCAATAGCTTTTCCTATATCTACAATGTTGATCAGTTCATAGCCTATCTCAAAAATGATGTAAACATTGCAAGGACCCTGCCAGAAGGTCTGAtggaaaggagaagaaaaaatgaaattcctTCATTTAAGACTACAAGTTCTGCTTCTCCAGACTTTTACCTGGATCAAATTTTACCAAAGCTAAAGCAATCAAAGGTTATCGGATTAATTATTACAAATGGTGGGGCTCTGCAG TCTATTCTCCCTCCTGGCATGGAAGATATTCAGAGGCTACGATGCAGGGTTGCTTTTCATGCCCTTGAATTTCGTCCTGAAATTCAAAGGCTTGGCCGTCGGATGGTTCACAA GCTAAGAGCATATGGGCAACCCTTCTTAGTATATCATCCTGGCTTACTGAGAGATACATTGGCCTACAATGGTTGTGGAGAACTTTTTCAG gATGTTCACACTGAACTTATTCAGCACCGAAGGGCTCAAATGATAAAGGACAAGATTCTTAAAGGTGAATTGAATGTCAATTCACACTTGCAAAGAGATAAAGGTCTATGCCCCCTCATGCCTGAAGAG GTTGGCATTCTCCTTCGAGTAATGGGTTATCCTGCCAAAACAATTATCTACGTTGCCGGTTCTGAAACATTTGGAGGTCAACGCGTTTTAATTCCTTTGCGAGCCATGTTTACCAATACTGTGGATCACACTTCCTTGTGTAGTGAAAGAGAGTTGTCTGAGTTGTTTGGACCGGAAACATCTCTTATTCCAAAGTCATATCGAGCACCTCCTGCAAAAAGTCAGAAAGTACTTACAGATGAATGGAAGAGGGCTGGTCCTCGTCCTAGGCCTCTTCCTCCCCCTCCAGATAGACCAATTTATCAACATGAAAAAGAAGGTTGGTATGCTTGGATCACTGAGACGCCAATAGAGCCTGATCCTTCACCCTTGGATCTGAGGATGAGAGCGCATAGGTTACTTTGGGATGCACTAGATTACATCGTTTCTTTAGAGGCAGATGCCTTCTTTCCTGGATTTAACAATGATGCTAGTGGATGGCCAGATTTTTCAAGCCTGGTCATGGGACATCGACTTTATGAGACTGCTGCTTCAAGAACATACCGACCAGACAG GAAAGTAGTTGCAGAACTTTTCAACATAACTCGGGAAAATATGTACCATCCCAAACATAATTGGACAATTTTAGTGCAAGAACATCTAAACAGAAGTTTAGCCGAAGAAGGACTCATAAGGCAATCTCTCCTGTCAAAACCGGCAGTGTTCCTTTCCCATCCACTTCCGGAATGCTCTTGTAGAATAGCATCTTCCAAGGTTGTAAATCACGTTAGAGGTCAGAACGGCCGGTATCTCTATGGAGATGAAGACCAGTGTCCCAAGTGGATGCAGCGCGCAAATATGGCAGGTTCTGTACTGAAAGAAGGCACCAAATCTGAAGATGATGAGCCAGATTATGAAAGTAATGACTTTGTTGATGAATCTGACAAAAGTGAGGGTAAAACTAATCAGAGTCAAATCTGGGATCAAGACGAAGAAATGGATCCAAATGACTAA